AGGTTTGCGACCGGAACGACCACGCTGGCCTCGCCGAGTTCCACCGCCTGCAAGAGAAGGTTTACGATTAAGAATACGAGAACCCCAGAAAACAGTGCGTAGAAAAGCAGCGTGCGATCGAGCGGCTGACGATCTCTGAAAGATGGAGCGGTCAGATACCGAATCAGAGCGTAGAGAAGCCCTCCGACGATCCATGAGACGGCCGTAATCAAAAGCATGGTGTCCTTTGCAGCGCCATGCAACAGAGCAAACTTTGAGACGACGACATACAGGGCGCGCAGAACGGAAGCCACAACCGCCAGCCCGAAGAAGAAACGAAAATTCGTGTATAGATCGCCGGCATGCCCGCTCCGCCTGTAAAGCAGAAGCACGGCCGCCAATCCGGCCAGCACGCCCGAGGCCTTGAAGAAGTCCAGAGCCTCGGCCAGGAAGGCCACGGAGAGGATAACGACCACAACCGTGTTCAATCGATAGATCATCGAACCAAGCCCGACGTCAATA
This region of Leptonema illini DSM 21528 genomic DNA includes:
- a CDS encoding DMT family transporter — encoded protein: MISSALLFALGSLICAGLNDVVFKRFSTRSRSRGLYLAGIGMVWTILQLTLSSIQGQVFDWSTPSLVFGLICGLLLAASNILLLESLTHIDVGLGSMIYRLNTVVVVILSVAFLAEALDFFKASGVLAGLAAVLLLYRRSGHAGDLYTNFRFFFGLAVVASVLRALYVVVSKFALLHGAAKDTMLLITAVSWIVGGLLYALIRYLTAPSFRDRQPLDRTLLFYALFSGVLVFLIVNLLLQAVELGEASVVVPVANLSFVFALLLSVALKWEQLTWRKGIAVVTSLVSLYLLSVSGG